The Coffea arabica cultivar ET-39 chromosome 6e, Coffea Arabica ET-39 HiFi, whole genome shotgun sequence genome contains the following window.
CAGGTTGTCCTGTATACATGGAGATCACACTAAGTACCAACAGTACACCCTAGAAATTATTAATAGTATACACGTACCGCTTAATAATACATAATTAAATTCACAAAGACAAGATAACACACCATTTTAATTACATCAGAACCAAAATTACCTGTAGCAGGACTGACAGCATGAATTGGAGAACGAAGCCATGGCTGATGAGTGACCAATGGGGCATACATGTAACAATCAGACTTCATGTAATCCTTAACCTTTCCAAACATATCTTCGTTTTTCACCTCAAAGGGTTCATATGCCTGAATCCCTAATGCACCAATATAATATTTCATTCAACCCCACAAGCCATACTTgaatatagatatatatatatatatatatatatatatatatatatatataaattccaGATTAAAGAAAGAAGTAATCATTACTCAACTTACCTATAGAGGTAGTACAACATGAGTCAACATGATCAGAAGTCTGAGAGGAAACTAAGGGTGCAAACATGTAAACATCTGACTTGAGAAATTCTAAAACTTTCTTCAGCTTATGCAgcactttcttcttcttgttgtcCCATTTTGTAAGCTTCTTGTTGTAAATTGGAACAAAAGAAACCACTTTCTTGGCCATAGTTTCGATCATATCCAACAATTCCAAGGAATTTTCGAACACAAAGTTGTAGATTACGTGAATTTAGTGCTTAAAAGTCTAGAGATTCGGTTTCTGTTTATTCAGTTCCTTGCGCTTTTCTGCTTCTAGGAAGTTGGGGGCGGTTAGAAACAGATGTCAGCAAATCCCACCAACAGGTGGCAGCACAGTTCTAAGTCTCTGAGTTCCCACTCCTTTGCTTGGATATTATCCACAGACgcatttataatttttattttaaatttgccaaaattactAGTGGACCacttattttgatttttaagAGTAAATCAAGATATTTGTTTTCTGCTTGTATCTGTAAAACTTAAAAGGAAATATATTCCTTTACTCAGTCGtaatttttttgtcttttctatttttttggtggATTAATCTTTAATTTGGGGACCTAATTAGCTTTAGATTCTGAGGTGAGCCTAATTAAGAGGAATTCATGGTTGCTTCCAATTTTTGTACGACTAATTTTTTGCATATTTATTTGAGAATTTTGAGCAATTGAATATGCAATAATCATCTAATATTTCaatctttaaaaatttattttaccttttcttagtaaaaaaaatatttaagtaaatttAATTTCAATTATTATCACGAGTCAGAGTATGTCCTATTTATTTCACTTTacttcttttgattttgaagtTCTCCGCCAGCGAATCCAGAGTCCCTCCCACCGTCCCATTTATGATGAGTTTGCTCCAGCTCTGTCCAGGAAAATTCCAGCCCAAGAGATTTTTTTAATGGTTATCCC
Protein-coding sequences here:
- the LOC113694938 gene encoding uncharacterized protein isoform X3; the protein is MIETMAKKVVSFVPIYNKKLTKWDNKKKKVLHKLKKVLEFLKSDVYMFAPLVSSQTSDHVDSCCTTSIGIQAYEPFEVKNEDMFGKVKDYMKSDCYMYAPLVTHQPWLRSPIHAVSPATGTISCSEMALTGRKGESVKNVAEETRDIGQKIKRISIADQHVDGYSYPRSTIIKHTVLQQETLKHVIKQSCWSASVQGKGLLGPNVRKLVQQ
- the LOC113694938 gene encoding uncharacterized protein isoform X2, with protein sequence MIETMAKKVVSFVPIYNKKLTKWDNKKKKVLHKLKKVLEFLKSDVYMFAPLVSSQTSDHVDSCCTTSIGIQAYEPFEVKNEDMFGKVKDYMKSDCYMYAPLVTHQPWLRSPIHAVSPATGRKGESVKNVAEETRDIGQKIKRISIADQHVDGYSYPRSTIIKHTVLQQETLKHVIKQSCWSASVQGDMRKEKKGRKWPKPDGSNAIKKRIARA
- the LOC113694938 gene encoding uncharacterized protein isoform X1, which codes for MIETMAKKVVSFVPIYNKKLTKWDNKKKKVLHKLKKVLEFLKSDVYMFAPLVSSQTSDHVDSCCTTSIGIQAYEPFEVKNEDMFGKVKDYMKSDCYMYAPLVTHQPWLRSPIHAVSPATGTISCSEMALTGRKGESVKNVAEETRDIGQKIKRISIADQHVDGYSYPRSTIIKHTVLQQETLKHVIKQSCWSASVQGDMRKEKKGRKWPKPDGSNAIKKRIARA